AGCGCGCGGCCGGGCCCGTCGCCGGTGGCGGTCTCCTGCACCAGGGCGATCCGGTCGCGGACCTCCACCAGGCGGGTGCCCGCCGTGCCGGACCGGCGCCCGGTCAGCTCGACCGCCCGCACGGCCCGCGGATCGCCCACCAGGTCGCCGTCCACCCCGAACAGCACCACGGCGATGCCCTGCCCGCGCAGCACCCGCACCACCCGCGCCCGGCCGGCCCCGTCGGGCGCGGTGAGCTGGTCCGCGACCACGTCGGCCTGGTCGGACAGGGTTTCGCGCATCACCTCGCGCGACGCGGTGAGCACCAGCCGGGCCGACACCAGGCCCGCGACCAGCACCGCGACCCCGGCCACGGCCAGGCACAGGGCGGTGACGCGGAACGCCAGGCCGGTGCGGGGCGCGGTGCCTCGGCGGGGCACGTCCTGGCGGGGGCCGGGACCTGGGGCCGAGGTGGGGGTGGGACCTGGGCTCGGGTTCGGGCCGGGGCCGGCACCAGGGCCGGGACCTGGGTCGGAGGTGGGGCTGGGACCTGCCCCTCGACCCGGGACGGCGCCGGTACCTACGCCTGAGTTCGGGCCGGGACCGGTGTCGAGGCCGGGGGCGTGACCAGATCCGAGGTCGGAGCCGAGACCGGTCGCGGTGTTGGTACGGGGGTCGGGCACGGCGTTGGTACCGGGGCCGGGCACGGCGTCGTGGTGCGGGGGCAGGCTCATGCCCCCTCCACCGAGTAGCCCACCCCGCGCACGGTCCGGATCGGGCTGTGCGCGCCGAGCTTGGCCCGCAGCTGCGCCACGTGCACGTCCACGGTCCTCGTACCGGCCACCGCGGCGTACCCCCAGACCGCGCTGAGCAGCTGCTCCCGCCCGAACACCCGCCCCGGGCTGCGCATCAGGTGCGCCAACAGGTCGAACTCGGTCGAGGTCAGCGCCACCTCCCCGTCCCCGGCCCACACCCGCCGCCGGTCGCCGTCCAACCGCACGTCGCCGACCACGTGCACCGCGTCGACCCGCGGCTCACCCCGCCGCAGCACCGTGCGCACCCGGGCCACCAGCTCACGCGGGCTGAACGGCTTGGTCACGTAGTCGTCCGCGCCCAGCTCCAGCCCGAGCACCCGGTCCACCTCGTCGTCCCGCGCGGTCACGAACAGCACCGGCGTCCAGTCACCGCCCGCGCGCAGCTCGCGGCACACCTCGACCCCGTCCATCCCGGACAGCCCCACGTCCAGCAGCACCGCCACTGGCCGCAACCGCCGCACCGCGGCCAGCGCCGACCGCCCGTCCGCCTCCACGTGCACGCCGAACCCGTCGCGCCGCAGGTAGAGGGTCACCAGGTCGGCGATGGCCCGTTCGTCCTCCACGACCAGCACGAGTCCCCGCACGTCGCGCATGGTGGCACGCGCCCGGCCACGACCGGGGGTGCTCCGGTGTTCGGGTTGGGTAAAGACGCCCACCGACCAACCCCGAGAAAATTCCACGGCGGCGGGACACGTCTGGTCGGCTCAGCGCGATACAGCGGATGGAGCAACCCTTCGACTCGCGCGAGGTGCACCATGCGCACAGCCGCCCGCCGCCTGATCGCCGCCTGGCAAGCCCCCACCGCCGGCCCTCTCGCCGCCAGCCCTCTCGCCGCTGGGGCCTCCGCTGCCGGCCTCTCTGCGGCTGGCCCTTCCGTCACCAGCCCTTCTGCAGCTAGCCCCTCTGCCGCCAGCCCCTCCGCTGCCGGCACTCTGGCCGCCCGCGCTCTCACTGCTCGCGCCTTCGCCGTCGGTGTCCTCATCGCCGGCGTCCTCGCAGCCGGCCCCTTCACCGCCGGTGCCGCGATGGCCGATCCGCCCCAGTCCGGCGATGCCCGCGCCACCGCCTACGCGGGCAATGTCAACATTCAACATCCGGGTGTCTGTGCGACCGTCGGCTTGTCCGGCGACGGGGCCACCCTCCCCGCGGGCACCTACTACGACAACGGCACCTATGTCGACATCTGGACATTCCCGCCCGGCCGCACCGTGACCGGCGTGGTGGTGAAAGGTGGCGACGCCTACAACGTCTATCCGGCCACCACCCTCGGCGACCTGCCGTGGGAGGGCCTGCACGCACCGCTCGACAACGGCGACAACGTGCCCGCCATCAGCCACTGGTTCGCCTGCGTGACCGAACCGGCCACCACGACCAAGTCGACCACCAACAGCACGGCCACCACCTCGCTGGACTCGCCGGTCGCCAGCAGGAGCACCACGACCCGGCCGGCGACGACCACCACCACTGCCAAGGCCGCCGCCCTGGTCGCCGCCGCCACCACCACGGCCACCACGACCACCGCCGCCACCAGCAAAGCCACCACCCCCGCAGCGGGCACCAAACCGGCCAACGGCCTCGCCACCACCGGCTTCAACGCCGCCTGGCCACTCCTCACCGGCCTCGCCCTGATCGCCACCGGCCTCGCCCTGCTCCTCCTCCCGCGCCGCCGCCCACAACACTGACCCGCCATCACAGGACCGTCACGAATAGCGGACGGACCGCGACCCCCGAACGTGCTCACTCGATAGGGGGACGACCGGCGTAGTTGGCTGCGCCGGTCGGTCCCTCTGACCAGTGGAGCACCAACCATGCGCATGACCCCCCGCCACCTGATCGGGGCAACCCTGCTCACCCTGACCACCGCGGGCCTGCTCGGCGGCACCGCCACCGCCACCCCGGACAAGAACGTGGACGCCGGCCACGCGGACGCGTGCGCCAAGGTGGGCCTCGCCGGCAAGGCCCACGACGGCAGCACCGGCGACCTGAAGCTGCAGTTCACCGTGACCGGCGGGACCTACCTGACCATCACCGGCGGTGTCGCCGGCCACACCGTCACCGGCGTGGTGGTGAAGGGCGGCGACGGCTACACCGTCTACAAGGCCGCCGAGCTGGGCGACCTCCCGTGGGAGGGCCTGAAGTCGCCCCTCAACGGCGGCGGCAAGGTGCCGGCCATCAGCCACTGGTTCTTCTGCGCCGAGCAGACCACCCCCGGCGAGCAGCCGGGCGGCGAAGAGCCCGACACCCCCGACACCCCGAACACCCCCGACACCCCGACCCCGGACGCCCCCGAGACCGACACCCCGGGCGACCAGGTCGTCGCCCCGGCCCCCGAAGCCCCGACCACTCCGACCGGCACCCCGACCACCCCGGCAAGCGCCACCCCGACCGCCGCCGAGGCGAACGACCTGGCCAACACCGGTTTCGGCGCCGGCTGGCTGCTGTTCGCCGGCGCCGCCCTGGTCGTCACCGGTGCCGCGTTCGTCGCCTCACCGAGGCTGCGCGGCCTGCTGCGCCGCTGACCCGCCCCACCGGGGCCGCCCCCACCGTCCGGGAGCGGCCCCGGCAGGCTTCCGGCAGGCTTCCGACGGCCCTCCGACGGGCCTCCAACTGCTCCGCCACGGGTTGTGACCTGCGCTACCTCCCTTGATCCAGCAGCCGGCCCAGCCGAACCCCCCGGAACGGGGCCGTCTACGATCCGATGAGTCCGGTGGGCCCGCCCGCCGGTCACGCCGGAACCAGTACAGGCAGGAGGCACCGTGACGGCCGTAGCCCCGCAGCCGATCGCTACGCGGCCCTTCGGGACTCGCAAGGCGGTCAAGGGTTCGTTCCTGCTGCGGATGTTCCGCACCACGGACCACAAGCAGATCGGGATCATGTACCTGGTCACGTCGTTCGCCTTCTTCATGGTGGGCGGGGCGATGGCCATGCTGATCCGCACCGAGCTGGCCCGCCCCGGGATGCAGTTCCTCTCGCA
This portion of the Saccharothrix syringae genome encodes:
- a CDS encoding response regulator transcription factor encodes the protein MRDVRGLVLVVEDERAIADLVTLYLRRDGFGVHVEADGRSALAAVRRLRPVAVLLDVGLSGMDGVEVCRELRAGGDWTPVLFVTARDDEVDRVLGLELGADDYVTKPFSPRELVARVRTVLRRGEPRVDAVHVVGDVRLDGDRRRVWAGDGEVALTSTEFDLLAHLMRSPGRVFGREQLLSAVWGYAAVAGTRTVDVHVAQLRAKLGAHSPIRTVRGVGYSVEGA